One genomic segment of Vibrio sp. SCSIO 43136 includes these proteins:
- the lptE gene encoding LPS assembly lipoprotein LptE produces MSRPTLTTALRLFIVLLLSVLTTACGFQLRGTYLLPEEVSDISLTSFDQYGDLTRYVKHELYLNGISTVTPAADIPNLHITTASQSERTLSLYQNSRAAEYELTFVVNYRITVPELGDQSYSTTVNRTYLDNPLTALAKSEEKEMILDEMRRQAARQMMRQMARIRAKLEAADDTEQQVDQIDDGVTQTTTTQAQG; encoded by the coding sequence GTGAGCCGACCAACTTTAACCACGGCCCTGCGCCTTTTTATCGTGCTTTTGCTATCTGTGTTGACCACTGCTTGTGGTTTTCAGCTGCGTGGTACCTACTTACTCCCAGAAGAAGTATCGGATATTTCCTTAACCAGTTTTGATCAATATGGTGACCTAACTCGCTATGTAAAACATGAGCTCTACCTTAATGGTATTTCAACCGTCACTCCTGCGGCGGACATCCCTAACTTACACATTACTACCGCAAGCCAAAGTGAGCGCACCCTGTCTCTCTACCAAAACAGCCGTGCGGCAGAATATGAACTTACTTTTGTGGTGAACTACCGCATTACCGTACCAGAGCTTGGTGATCAAAGTTACTCAACCACAGTTAACCGTACCTACCTTGACAACCCGCTAACAGCACTAGCAAAGTCTGAAGAAAAGGAAATGATCCTTGATGAAATGCGTCGCCAAGCCGCACGTCAAATGATGCGCCAAATGGCTCGTATTCGTGCCAAGCTGGAAGCGGCGGATGATACTGAGCAACAAGTCGATCAAATTGACGATGGCGTAACCCAAACGACTACCACTCAAGCGCAGGGCTAA
- the holA gene encoding DNA polymerase III subunit delta, producing the protein MRVYADKLGEQLARQLQAVYVLTGAELLLLQESRQAIIKKAQSEGFDERHHFTLDAQLDWNQVFDCTQALSLFSSRQIIELEIGESGLPAGATKELQALSESLHADIVLILIGQKLTKAQENAKWFKALTTSGTVVSCLTPDIKRLPQFVMQRCRKLKLSPDSQAVQMLAQWHEGNLLALVQSLEKLALLYPDGELTLVRVEEALSRHNHYTPFQWVDALLAGQTKRSQRILRQLQAEGVEAIILLRSVQKELMQLLAMQREMQTKPIGAVMESFRVWQNKRPLYNAALQRLSPVQLARLIHLLTAAELEAKTQYDSGVWTTLAQLSLECCAHDALISKLN; encoded by the coding sequence ATGCGAGTGTACGCCGATAAACTTGGCGAGCAATTAGCTCGCCAGCTGCAAGCTGTTTATGTACTGACTGGCGCAGAACTACTTTTGCTACAAGAGAGTCGCCAAGCCATCATTAAAAAAGCCCAAAGTGAAGGTTTTGATGAGCGCCATCATTTCACGCTCGATGCCCAATTAGATTGGAACCAAGTATTTGACTGTACTCAGGCCCTAAGTTTGTTCTCTTCACGCCAGATCATCGAGCTTGAAATTGGTGAATCAGGGCTACCAGCGGGCGCAACCAAAGAGCTACAAGCACTGAGCGAAAGTTTACATGCTGATATCGTTTTGATCTTGATTGGCCAAAAGCTCACCAAAGCCCAAGAGAACGCAAAATGGTTTAAAGCACTTACCACAAGCGGTACGGTAGTAAGCTGCCTAACACCCGACATTAAGCGGTTGCCCCAGTTTGTCATGCAGCGATGTCGCAAACTTAAACTTTCTCCAGATTCCCAAGCAGTGCAAATGCTTGCCCAATGGCATGAAGGTAACCTTCTAGCCTTGGTACAAAGCCTTGAGAAGCTGGCACTGCTCTACCCCGATGGTGAACTGACGTTAGTTCGTGTTGAAGAGGCGCTAAGTCGCCATAATCACTACACACCATTTCAGTGGGTTGATGCGCTACTCGCCGGGCAAACCAAGCGCTCACAACGTATTTTACGTCAGCTTCAAGCCGAAGGTGTTGAAGCTATCATCTTGCTGCGCAGTGTACAAAAAGAGCTGATGCAGCTATTGGCAATGCAGCGTGAGATGCAAACCAAACCGATTGGTGCCGTCATGGAGAGTTTCCGTGTGTGGCAAAACAAGCGTCCACTCTACAACGCTGCCCTACAACGCCTGTCACCAGTCCAGTTAGCTCGCTTGATACATCTGCTCACTGCCGCAGAATTGGAAGCAAAGACCCAATACGACAGCGGCGTTTGGACAACTCTTGCGCAACTATCGCTGGAGTGTTGCGCACATGACGCCCTTATCAGTAAGCTTAATTAA
- the rsfS gene encoding ribosome silencing factor, which produces MQREELRDFLADKVDDMKAEEIVTLDVTGKSSVTDFMVICTGTSKRHVSSIADHVAQEAKKAGLEPLGIDGEVEGEWVVVDMGSTMVHVLQEQHRELYQLEKLWS; this is translated from the coding sequence TTGCAACGCGAAGAACTACGAGATTTTCTAGCCGATAAAGTTGATGACATGAAAGCCGAAGAAATTGTGACTCTGGATGTCACTGGCAAATCGAGCGTTACTGATTTTATGGTGATCTGTACGGGTACTTCTAAACGCCATGTTTCATCTATCGCAGATCACGTTGCTCAAGAAGCGAAAAAAGCGGGTCTGGAACCACTTGGGATCGACGGTGAAGTGGAAGGTGAATGGGTTGTTGTTGATATGGGCAGCACTATGGTGCACGTACTGCAAGAGCAACACCGCGAGCTTTACCAGCTAGAGAAGCTTTGGAGCTAA
- the rlmH gene encoding 23S rRNA (pseudouridine(1915)-N(3))-methyltransferase RlmH codes for MKITLIAVGTKMPKWVEEGFQEYKRRFPHDMPLDLIEIPAGKRGKNADIARILQKEGEAMLAAVPKGNRIVTLDIPGKRWDTEQLAGQLEAWKLDARDVSILIGGPEGLAPACKAAADQSWSLSPLTLPHPLVRVVMAESLYRAWSITANHPYHRE; via the coding sequence GTGAAAATTACGCTAATTGCGGTAGGCACAAAAATGCCAAAGTGGGTGGAAGAAGGCTTTCAAGAATATAAGCGCCGCTTCCCTCACGACATGCCACTTGATCTTATTGAGATCCCAGCGGGTAAGCGTGGAAAAAATGCCGACATCGCTCGAATCTTACAAAAAGAAGGCGAAGCCATGCTGGCAGCAGTGCCAAAAGGCAACCGCATCGTTACCCTCGACATTCCAGGCAAACGTTGGGATACAGAGCAACTGGCGGGCCAGCTTGAAGCATGGAAACTTGATGCTCGCGATGTATCAATCTTAATAGGCGGGCCAGAGGGGCTTGCACCTGCGTGTAAAGCAGCAGCGGACCAAAGTTGGTCTCTGTCTCCTCTCACACTTCCCCACCCGCTTGTGCGTGTTGTGATGGCAGAAAGCCTTTACCGTGCGTGGAGCATTACTGCGAACCATCCTTACCACAGAGAATAA
- the mrdA gene encoding penicillin-binding protein 2, whose product MRRKRAQIRDYRAEAALFSRRAIVAFFGIIVLMAVLLTNLYNIQVNQYQDYKTRSNDNRISVVPIAPNRGLIYDRNGILLAENRPVFSLELTPEKIKDIDDTIARLQEFLEISPERVEAFHKERRRTRRFKSVSLLTQLDQEQVAKFAVNQHKFPGVEVSATLKRFYPFGEELTHILGYVSRINDRDMQRLIADDKAANYQATRDIGKLGIERFYEDQLHGTAGYQEVEVNSRGRVIRTLKFVPPVPGKDIVLNLDIKLQSYIYKMLDGRRGSAIVLDPEDNGVLAMVSSPSYDPNAFVHGISSKAYSALLNDKDRPLVNRATLGIYPPASTVKPFIAVAALQEKVITPYTTRNDPGYWRIPNSKTKPFRDWLRWGHGKVDIVKSIEESVDTFFYQIAYDMGIDRLSSWMMLFGFGEKTGIDIFEESSANMPTRDWKMGRHRQPWYQGDTIPVGIGQGYWTATPLQIAKATSVLVNRGNVIAPHLIRATIDKSQQPHVETLQPIETYPPIQGVKEKYWDMALEGMRLVNHGKKGTARRAFTNMPYVTGGKSGTAQVFGLKEDEEYNAEELAEHLRDHALYTGFAPWENPEVVVTLVLENAGGGSSQGGPVARRIFDHMLLEKKQDAKTQ is encoded by the coding sequence ATGAGACGCAAACGCGCCCAGATCCGAGATTACCGAGCAGAAGCCGCCCTGTTTAGCCGCAGGGCGATTGTTGCCTTTTTTGGCATTATAGTGCTGATGGCGGTATTGCTGACGAACCTGTACAACATTCAGGTCAATCAGTACCAAGATTATAAAACACGCTCCAACGATAACCGGATCAGCGTGGTGCCTATTGCGCCTAACCGCGGTCTTATTTATGACCGCAATGGGATCTTGCTGGCGGAAAACCGTCCAGTGTTCAGCCTCGAGCTAACCCCTGAAAAAATCAAAGACATCGACGATACGATTGCCCGCTTACAGGAGTTCCTAGAGATCTCTCCTGAACGTGTGGAAGCATTCCATAAAGAGCGTCGTCGTACTCGTCGTTTCAAATCCGTGTCACTGCTTACACAGCTTGATCAAGAACAAGTGGCAAAATTTGCTGTCAACCAGCACAAATTCCCTGGGGTTGAAGTCTCTGCCACGCTAAAGCGCTTTTACCCATTTGGGGAAGAGTTAACCCATATTCTTGGTTACGTGTCGCGTATTAATGACAGAGATATGCAGCGCTTGATCGCAGATGACAAAGCCGCTAATTACCAAGCTACCCGCGACATTGGCAAACTTGGTATCGAACGATTCTACGAAGATCAATTGCATGGCACCGCAGGTTACCAAGAAGTTGAAGTCAACAGCCGCGGCCGAGTGATTCGAACCCTCAAATTCGTACCACCTGTCCCAGGTAAAGACATTGTGCTCAATCTGGATATCAAGCTCCAAAGCTATATCTACAAAATGCTCGATGGTCGTCGTGGTTCAGCGATAGTGCTCGATCCAGAAGATAACGGCGTATTAGCGATGGTGTCGAGTCCAAGTTACGACCCAAACGCCTTTGTTCATGGGATTTCAAGCAAAGCATACAGTGCATTGCTTAACGACAAAGATCGCCCGCTAGTGAACCGTGCCACACTGGGTATCTACCCACCCGCATCCACGGTAAAACCTTTCATCGCGGTAGCGGCGTTACAAGAAAAAGTGATTACGCCTTATACCACACGTAATGACCCGGGTTACTGGCGGATCCCTAACTCCAAAACCAAACCATTTCGTGATTGGCTGCGTTGGGGTCATGGCAAAGTGGATATCGTTAAATCGATTGAAGAATCTGTTGATACCTTCTTCTACCAAATTGCTTATGACATGGGCATCGACCGCCTATCAAGTTGGATGATGTTATTTGGTTTTGGTGAAAAGACTGGCATCGATATCTTTGAAGAAAGTAGCGCAAATATGCCAACCCGTGATTGGAAGATGGGTCGCCATCGCCAGCCTTGGTATCAAGGTGACACCATTCCTGTGGGTATCGGACAAGGCTATTGGACAGCAACTCCGCTGCAAATCGCCAAAGCGACCTCAGTGTTAGTCAACCGAGGTAATGTGATTGCACCACACCTGATCCGTGCCACGATTGATAAGTCGCAACAGCCGCACGTCGAAACGCTGCAACCTATTGAGACTTATCCACCAATCCAAGGGGTTAAAGAAAAATACTGGGACATGGCATTGGAAGGCATGCGTCTGGTTAACCACGGTAAAAAAGGCACTGCACGACGTGCGTTTACCAATATGCCTTACGTCACTGGTGGTAAGTCAGGTACAGCGCAGGTGTTTGGCTTGAAAGAAGATGAAGAATACAACGCAGAAGAGCTTGCAGAGCATCTT